The proteins below are encoded in one region of Kiritimatiellales bacterium:
- a CDS encoding LptF/LptG family permease, with protein sequence MKILNRYLFRCLLFPLLYCLLGFTLIFIISDLFDNFSDFLESGIGFLDILYYYSLILPPVIVLIIPACLLLAVLYSLSQLTRHSEIIAMRAGGVSIYRIVMPFIGAGIIASLVTAIINEKIAPDSAYRAEQFLDYQKSGRDAATFFARNIALKDRNHVWMIGRIDTRNHSMYSIELIIQREDGSDAEKIQAEKAMWMDGRWWFAGITVQHYRANGDLLGAPEMISHREMRELHETPATFMAEIKDPQFLSSQEMITYLNTKEITGNTRTRMKVDLHARMSTPLICIIVTLLGVPVGTHTGRRGALAGIMTAMGFFFGFYLLQLVAQSLGKQELIPAWLGGWLPVLVYFIIGPVLIYRMR encoded by the coding sequence ATGAAAATTCTGAACCGTTACCTTTTCAGGTGCCTGCTGTTTCCGCTGCTGTACTGTCTGCTCGGATTCACACTCATTTTTATTATCAGCGACCTGTTTGACAATTTCAGCGACTTTCTTGAAAGCGGCATCGGATTTCTGGATATCCTCTATTATTACAGCCTGATTCTGCCGCCGGTGATTGTGCTGATTATTCCGGCCTGCCTGCTGCTCGCCGTACTTTACAGCCTGTCGCAACTCACGCGCCACAGCGAAATTATTGCCATGCGCGCCGGCGGTGTGAGCATCTACCGCATCGTCATGCCGTTCATTGGCGCCGGAATAATCGCGAGCCTCGTCACAGCCATCATCAACGAAAAAATTGCGCCGGACAGCGCGTACCGCGCCGAGCAGTTTCTCGACTATCAAAAATCGGGTCGCGATGCCGCCACATTTTTTGCGCGCAACATTGCGCTGAAAGACCGCAATCATGTCTGGATGATCGGCCGGATCGATACCCGCAACCATTCCATGTACAGCATTGAACTCATTATTCAGCGTGAGGACGGCTCCGATGCCGAAAAAATTCAGGCGGAAAAAGCGATGTGGATGGACGGCCGCTGGTGGTTCGCCGGAATCACTGTTCAGCACTATCGTGCAAACGGCGATCTGCTCGGCGCGCCGGAGATGATTTCGCACCGTGAAATGCGCGAACTGCACGAAACACCGGCGACGTTCATGGCTGAAATCAAGGATCCCCAGTTTCTTTCGTCGCAGGAGATGATCACCTATCTCAACACCAAAGAGATCACCGGCAACACGCGCACGCGTATGAAAGTGGATCTGCATGCGCGGATGTCAACGCCGCTCATCTGCATCATCGTGACACTGCTCGGCGTGCCGGTTGGCACACACACCGGCCGGCGCGGCGCGCTCGCCGGAATTATGACGGCCATGGGATTTTTCTTCGGGTTCTATCTGCTGCAGCTCGTCGCGCAGAGTCTGGGGAAACAGGAGCTTATTCCGGCGTGGCTCGGCGGCTGGCTGCCGGTACTGGTTTATTTCATTATCGGGCCGGTGTTAATTTATCGGATGCGATAA
- a CDS encoding ABC transporter ATP-binding protein produces the protein MNGIENQQCLIDVQDLAVHFGAPENPVRAVDGVSFQIFSGEIVALVGESGSGKSISALALAKLIPEPAARIAGGKILFRGADTLAMNHAELRTLRGAKIAYIFQEPATSLNPVFTVGYQIGEAIKLHRRGVHVKTEVKKLLASVGLPEPARAAKSYPHELSGGMQQRAMIAMALACDPDLLVADEPTTALDVTVQKQILELLLQLRAERGLSILLITHNLGIVANTADRIYVMHRGKIVESGDTKTVLKNPQDVYTKNLIAAVPRLHHE, from the coding sequence ATGAATGGAATAGAAAATCAGCAATGCCTCATTGATGTTCAGGATCTGGCCGTCCATTTCGGCGCGCCGGAAAATCCGGTGCGCGCGGTGGACGGCGTGAGTTTTCAGATTTTTTCCGGTGAAATTGTGGCGCTGGTCGGCGAAAGCGGCAGCGGTAAAAGCATCAGTGCGCTGGCGCTGGCAAAATTGATTCCGGAGCCGGCGGCGCGCATCGCCGGCGGAAAAATTCTGTTTCGCGGTGCCGATACGCTTGCGATGAACCATGCAGAACTGCGTACATTGCGCGGTGCAAAAATTGCCTACATTTTTCAAGAACCGGCAACATCACTTAATCCGGTGTTCACCGTCGGGTATCAGATCGGCGAGGCGATTAAACTGCACCGGCGCGGCGTACATGTAAAAACCGAAGTGAAAAAACTGTTGGCATCGGTCGGGCTGCCTGAACCGGCGCGCGCCGCGAAATCCTATCCGCATGAACTCTCCGGCGGTATGCAGCAGCGCGCCATGATTGCAATGGCGCTGGCGTGCGACCCCGATCTGCTGGTTGCCGATGAGCCGACCACCGCACTGGATGTAACCGTTCAAAAACAGATTCTCGAACTGCTGCTGCAACTGCGCGCCGAACGCGGGCTCTCCATTTTGTTAATCACGCACAACCTCGGCATTGTCGCGAACACCGCCGACCGCATCTATGTGATGCACCGCGGAAAAATCGTCGAATCCGGCGATACAAAAACAGTTTTAAAAAATCCGCAGGACGTTTACACCAAAAACCTCATTGCCGCTGTCCCCCGATTACATCATGAATGA
- a CDS encoding ATP-binding cassette domain-containing protein, with translation MNELLTVENVVVQYGELTAVNGVSFSLNAGETLGLVGESGCGKSSLGRAILGLEKISGGTVLFAGQEVSRLKGRALKNFRRQAQMVFQDPFGSLNPRMTVGSAIEEVLLVHKIGANRAACYKKAAALFQDVGLSPDWLRRYPHEFSGGQRQRIGIARALALEPKLLIADEPVSALDVSVQAEIITLLKRLQQERGLAYLFIGHDLAVVRAMSDRIAVMYKGKIVEIGDSDQVCENPQDTYTKTLLSAVPDIDAALKDA, from the coding sequence ATGAATGAATTACTGACAGTCGAAAATGTGGTTGTTCAATACGGCGAACTTACGGCGGTGAACGGCGTAAGTTTTTCGCTGAACGCCGGAGAAACGCTTGGGCTGGTCGGCGAGAGCGGGTGCGGTAAAAGCTCGCTCGGCCGCGCAATTCTTGGACTCGAAAAAATCTCCGGCGGTACTGTTTTATTTGCCGGACAGGAGGTGAGCCGTTTAAAAGGGCGCGCGCTGAAAAATTTCCGCCGGCAGGCGCAGATGGTGTTTCAGGATCCGTTCGGTTCGCTGAATCCGCGCATGACGGTTGGCTCGGCGATTGAAGAGGTTTTGCTGGTTCACAAAATCGGCGCGAACCGAGCGGCGTGCTACAAGAAAGCGGCGGCGCTGTTTCAGGATGTCGGACTCAGTCCGGACTGGCTGAGGCGTTATCCGCATGAATTTTCCGGCGGGCAGCGTCAGCGGATCGGAATTGCGCGCGCACTGGCGCTGGAGCCGAAACTGCTGATCGCCGACGAACCGGTTTCGGCGCTCGATGTTTCGGTGCAGGCGGAAATTATTACACTGCTCAAACGCCTGCAGCAGGAGCGCGGACTGGCTTATCTTTTTATCGGACACGATCTTGCCGTTGTTCGCGCTATGAGCGATCGTATTGCAGTGATGTATAAAGGTAAAATTGTTGAAATCGGCGATTCAGATCAGGTGTGCGAAAATCCGCAGGATACCTACACAAAAACACTGCTCTCCGCCGTGCCCGATATTGATGCGGCGCTGAAAGATGCCTAA